GTATGAAAAAgcttaaatacatattttacttaAGATTTATCCCTTAATAAGTGTACCCAACTAAACCAATTATGATCACCAATAAAAGTAATAAACCATTTTTTACCAGACATGGTAAAAATCCTATATGGTCTCAAAACATATCGTTATGAATTAGCATAACTTATTGTGAGGATTTATAAGGTCTAGGGTGAAAGGATGATTGGTAATGTTTAGCCAATTCACTGATCTCACACTGATATGAAGGCAGCCTTTTAGTGTTTAATAAATTAGGAagaaagtgttttaaataataaaaatttggatGTCCTAATCTGTAATGCTAAAGTGTAACATCATCAGAAATGGACAAAAGGCCTCCACTTTCCCTAGCACTGCCAGTTGTTCTCCTTGAGGCCATGTCCTGAAACTCATGTCGAGAAGGGTAAAACTTAACACCACACCTGAGATCATTAGTTATTTTAGTAATGGACAGAAGATTACAAGAGGATTTAGGGATGTGAAGGACATGATGCAAGGTTATAGATGGGGATGTCACAATGGATAGCAATTGTCAAGAGAGACCCATCAACAATCTTGACTTTTTTATTCCCTACTCAGGGAATGTAAGTGGAAAACAATTCGGAGTAGCTTGTCGTATGATCAGTTGCTCCAGAATCTATGATCCAAGAACTTGTTTAGCTAGGATTAACACTGAGTGCATAAACAAAATTACCTTTCTGagcaaaaaaatataaggaattTGGGGAATTTACTTGGAATTGTGGAGATTGGAAAGTATTGTACAGGTCCTATTGTTGTTCCTTTGTACAATGAGACAATTTTGGAGTATTTTGCTGCCCTTGCTCTTCATTTGGTGCTTCAAAGGCACAGCCACACTAGGGTTTTCTCTTGCTGCTAATTTAAGCTTCATTTTCCTTTGAAACATGGGCTGAATTTTCACTTTTGTGAAATATGGTGTTTCTGTATATTCTACCAAGAGTGGAGCTTTCTGCCTCAAGTATTTTTCTCTCCACGATGGTTGTTTCaaccataaaagaaaattaagctagctttgataccatgcagatttaaggaaaaaaaagttgtGGACAAAAGTTAGGTTTTAGACTAGAAACTTTAGGACAAAATAAGAGAGTTTGGAACAAATGGTTGTAATTTTCAGAATAATTTATTCTGAAAAAGTTCAACATAATATATAGGGAAGCATACCACACCACTGATTAGGTATGAAATTCCCTTAATTGATAGAGATCATTGATTCTAGGCTAGGGATCTCTTTATTAAGACTTTACATAGCAAAAAAACCTAACCTCCTAAATTATCTCCAAATCCCTAATTGAAATCCCCAAATCTCTTATTGACAGATTATATTAATCATCCAGGTctatcatattttattccatAATTCTATAAAGTTATAAGTTAGTGTTTGTTGTAGTTTTTACTAGATGAAACTATAATATGGTTCTTGTTTAACATAAGGACATGTCTAAGAGACAAGAAACTACTGCAATTTTAATTGCATAGAGCTGATACTTTTTGCATAATTCGGAGGAGGATAGTTTTGTTAGAAGGACCAGGCCCGAACATTTAGAATAATCTGTCACCTCCACTTGCAGACATGGTGATCATACATTACAATGCAAAGTTAAATGAATTCCTTTAGGACATTCTTAATGCTTTCATGAATGCAATTAAGTTCACTCCTCAGTGGTGATTTAACACTTTCCGATGATTGGCTAAACTATGTGAAGAAAATTCATGCAGTTATACATATCATGGTTGACTGGTGGTTACCAGATTCTTCATTGCTTGCAAAATAATGTGGCCAAGGTTTTCATTAAgtctaaaaagaatttttttctcTCACCTCACTATTAATGGAGTTATTTGGATATAAACAGTTGGTTTTTTAGTCTCATTATGTATTATGGTTGTCATCCATGCAATGTAATATGAGAGTGTGAGGCTCATCAATGGTTGAAAATTGACATCTTTCTACTTGTGCAGCTCTCAAACATTTTGTTTTTTGCTATGAATTATAgacatataataaaaagaaaaactgaaattttatgtttttctgtCAAGTGCACTTTAACTgctgattttctttgttgaattgaaaatgtttcTAGTCTTTACATTGCAGAGTTTGCAACATGGTCAGAACTCTAAAACAGTGGTGAAAGCCCAACTTAATGAGGTAAacctcttttaaatgattttggtTAGAGTATCAGTTTCCAAGTTTTGATTCCATCCTAAACATGCTTTTGGAATCATCTGTTGCCTTCAAAGGTTGCCATAGATGGATCATCAAATGCTTCTGCTGCACCTACAATGAAATCAGGGGCACCAACAGCAGAAGCAAAGGATGCTAAGACATCAAGCGATGTATCTCCTCCAGCTATGGCCACAGAAGAGTCAATTGCAGAATTCCTTAATCAAGTTTCAAGTCTAGTAAAGTATGTTTCTTTAAGAGGTTTTTGGCTGTTTTTCATTTCCCCTAAGGTTGATCAATTTCATGGTTATTATATGTTTTCTTCTAGGCTAGTTGATTCACGAGATATTGTGGAGTTGCAGCTTAAACAACTTGACTGTGAACTGGTAATTCGGAAAAAGGAGGCCTTGCCGCAACCACCATCTGCAGCTCCAGTTGTGATGATGCAGTCACCCTCTCAACCACCAGTAATGCCTCCTGTCCCATCTGTCCCTGCACTTCCTCCTGGTCAAGCATCTGCTGCCCCAACTCCAGCACCTTCCCTAGCTGCTTCTAAGTCAGCCAAATCATCACTTCCGCCTTTTAAATGTCCAATGGCCGGTACATTCTACAGAAGTCCGGCTCCTGGTGAACCACCATTTGTGAAGGTTTGTATTCCATGTTaggttttattgttttaatgcCACTGGTATTATGTCTATCCTGCAGTTGATTCTCTTTGGCTCTTTGGACTTATGCAATCTGTAGGTTGGAGACAAGGTGCAGAAGGGTCAAGTTTTATGCATCATTGAGGCAATGAAGTTGATGAATGAAATAGAGGTAAGTTCTTATTCTTTCTGCCTAGAAAAGATATAATGATTTTAGTCACAAATGTTAGTGTTCCTTTACATTTTTTCTCATTATTTTAGAACTTCGATATTCCTGATGTAGaataatattgatatatttaagtCTGAACTTTTaaagaaagtttgaaataaaCTCTGAAGCTCTTAGAGACTTGAAGTGTCTTTTAATAAACTTGAGTGTTCCAAGCAACACAGACTGGAATTTGATAACAAATGTGCTCATGAAGGTTTCTAGGTATCTTTTGGCTTATGAGGCAGAGATCACCCTAAACTCATCATATGCTTGACGGTCCAAACTATTGGGATACCAAGTCCCTTGCAGAGCCCCTTAGGCCTGCTTTCAGCATGTCTGCACGCAGGTTTTTGTGCTGCTAGCTTAGAAAATCAATTCCCTGCTAACTAACAGCTGTAGCATTTGGTCTAGTGGTTGAGACTTGATCCTTAGAGATGTTATTAGAGCTAGGTTGCAGGTTCAGTCTCTCGGGTGTCACCAGGGGATTTGGGTGGACTGAGATTGTTGCCTTATGGGGGCCAGTGGTCACTTTAGTCTCATCAGGTGCTTGACATCCCAACCTGTTGAGGTAGTAAGTGTTCCTTGCAAAATTTCTTAGGCCCACCTGTATCACGTAAATTTCATGGGGTTCTGTGCTACAAAGTACAAgcttaaaaggaaataaagttCCTGCTAACTTACAtctataatttttggtctatGGGTTGGGGCTTGATCCTAACATTATCTGCACAGTTGTTGTGCTAATAATCTTTTTAATCAGATGGAATAAAGGTTTCCATCTTCCAAATGTCAAATAATGTCTTGCAACAATCCAAGAACCTTCATATAAAAGAAAGTTATAATCGTCCTGGTTATTAACTCTTACCAGAAAGAAATCATTTCCTACATATACAAGAGGAAATTTTCCACCATTCTCCAGATTTGCCTTAGTCCgttcaataaaaatttgaaaaccccCTCCATAGTTCAAACTGTTCAATTCTTCTGAGACTGGTTGTTTTGGCTGCAAGGGAGTTGATGAAATCGGCGCTTCTCAATCTTCCTCAGTACTATCATTGTACCATTCTCGAGA
This genomic stretch from Gossypium raimondii isolate GPD5lz chromosome 6, ASM2569854v1, whole genome shotgun sequence harbors:
- the LOC105773563 gene encoding biotin carboxyl carrier protein of acetyl-CoA carboxylase, chloroplastic, with the protein product MASSLSTTPSAAFASVAKTTTALPNSTNLQLSTVSFRFSSRLNLRFFSKSLQHGQNSKTVVKAQLNEVAIDGSSNASAAPTMKSGAPTAEAKDAKTSSDVSPPAMATEESIAEFLNQVSSLVKLVDSRDIVELQLKQLDCELVIRKKEALPQPPSAAPVVMMQSPSQPPVMPPVPSVPALPPGQASAAPTPAPSLAASKSAKSSLPPFKCPMAGTFYRSPAPGEPPFVKVGDKVQKGQVLCIIEAMKLMNEIEADQSGTIVEILAEDGKAVSVDMPLFVIEP